Proteins encoded in a region of the Sphingopyxis sp. OAS728 genome:
- the copC gene encoding copper homeostasis periplasmic binding protein CopC, translated as MIKLSLSPLAGLAAAAALALSPTAALAHAKLVASTPAANAKVTKVTSIQLKFSEKLIASTVKAELVMTGMPGMADHPPMKIAIGSAMGKDGKSMTLTPKRALVPGTYKVKWSAAGADTHRMGSEFSFTVK; from the coding sequence ATGATCAAGCTTTCCCTCTCCCCGCTCGCCGGGCTGGCGGCCGCCGCGGCGTTGGCACTTTCGCCGACGGCCGCGCTCGCGCATGCCAAACTCGTGGCATCGACCCCCGCAGCGAATGCCAAGGTCACCAAGGTGACCTCGATCCAGCTCAAATTCAGCGAAAAGCTGATCGCCTCGACCGTCAAGGCCGAACTGGTGATGACCGGCATGCCCGGCATGGCCGATCACCCGCCGATGAAGATCGCCATCGGCTCTGCGATGGGTAAGGACGGCAAGTCAATGACGCTCACCCCGAAACGCGCCCTCGTCCCCGGCACCTACAAGGTCAAATGGTCGGCCGCTGGCGCCGATACGCACCGCATGGGCAGCGAATTCAGCTTCACTGTGAAATAG
- a CDS encoding periplasmic heavy metal sensor has protein sequence MTAARRVAIIGFIAFVAALAGVFVGRLLVDAPKPSETELHALLHRELTLTAEQEKRLQAIEARYSGRREALELEMRASNIRLAQAIEAEHGYGPRVTKAIDETHEVMGELQKETLRHLFAMRSVLDRDQAAMFDKVVVKALTADAR, from the coding sequence ATGACCGCCGCACGCCGGGTAGCAATCATCGGGTTCATCGCGTTCGTGGCGGCGCTCGCCGGCGTTTTTGTCGGCCGATTGCTCGTCGATGCACCGAAGCCGAGCGAGACCGAGCTGCATGCGCTGCTGCACCGCGAGCTGACGCTCACCGCCGAACAGGAGAAGCGGCTGCAGGCGATAGAGGCACGATATTCCGGGCGACGCGAAGCGCTCGAACTCGAAATGCGGGCGTCGAACATCCGTCTGGCGCAGGCAATCGAGGCCGAGCATGGCTATGGTCCGCGCGTGACCAAGGCGATCGACGAGACGCATGAGGTGATGGGCGAATTGCAGAAGGAGACGCTGCGCCATCTGTTCGCAATGCGCAGCGTTCTCGATCGCGATCAGGCTGCAATGTTCGACAAGGTTGTGGTCAAGGCGCTGACCGCCGATGCGAGGTGA
- a CDS encoding RNA polymerase sigma factor translates to MTGDLSQCSDRDLAALALSGRQDAYREFLARYKAAVFRLIRSNVGDENEAMDLTQESFVAGFAALGRYDGERPFRVWISRIALNKCRDWARRRAVRSFFTRALPLEAAYDVAGEGPTVEAEAADRAQLARVRKAIADLPSNLREVIVLRGVEELSQSEAAEMLGVSEKAIETRLYRARGRLRELLGE, encoded by the coding sequence GTGACGGGCGATCTGTCGCAATGCAGCGACCGCGATCTCGCGGCGCTCGCCCTTTCCGGTCGGCAGGATGCGTATCGCGAGTTTCTGGCGCGCTATAAGGCTGCCGTCTTTCGCCTGATCCGCAGCAATGTCGGCGACGAGAATGAGGCGATGGACCTGACGCAGGAAAGCTTTGTCGCCGGCTTCGCGGCGCTTGGCCGTTATGATGGCGAGCGACCATTCCGCGTCTGGATCTCGCGTATTGCGCTCAACAAATGCCGCGACTGGGCGCGCCGCCGCGCGGTCCGATCCTTCTTCACGCGCGCGCTTCCTCTTGAAGCCGCGTACGACGTCGCCGGTGAGGGACCAACTGTCGAAGCGGAGGCTGCCGACCGCGCCCAGTTGGCCCGGGTACGGAAGGCGATCGCCGATCTGCCGTCCAATCTTCGCGAAGTCATCGTATTGCGCGGCGTAGAGGAACTCAGCCAGTCCGAGGCGGCGGAGATGCTGGGCGTCAGCGAGAAGGCGATCGAGACGCGCCTCTATCGTGCGCGCGGCAGGCTGCGTGAGTTGCTCGGCGAATGA
- a CDS encoding copper resistance system multicopper oxidase codes for MQIDRRRFIGAAAGGGAAAALAAWMPAWAQPVSAGLKAQLPTVSGEDITLRIARQTMRVDGKVARAIGINGTIPGPLIRLREGQKARLTVVNELDEDSSIHWHGLILPFHMDGVPGVSFPGIKPRSTFVYEFPIVQAGTYWYHSHSGLQEQIGHYGPIVIDPKDADPVGYDREHVIVLSDHSRLSPEAIFRKLKVNPGHFNMQRQTLGGLLTGEDQSLKERVEWGAMRMDPTDVADVNGSTYTFLVNGHGPRDNWTALFAPGERVRLRIVNASAMSIFNVRIPGLRMSIVQADGLNVVPLPVDEFQIGVAETYDVIVNPVEDRAYSFIAEVNDRSGMARATLAPRAGMAAEVPPLRKRPLATMKDMGMGAMGGSGDASCTEEHAAMGHCTPAADAGADHAAMGHGAGGMNHSMRDFDVAPQVKRDPSVQSISPMPVDRMGEPGQGLEDVGHKVMTYRDLVALERNPDVRAPSRSLDIHLTGNMERFMWSFDGVKMSDHHEPIPFIEGERVRVNLINDSMMVHPIHLHGHFFELVTGKGDRAPRKHTVIVQPGGIATFDFTADALGDWAFHCHLLYHMHAGMMRVVSVRPKEDAA; via the coding sequence ATGCAGATCGATCGGCGGCGATTCATTGGCGCGGCAGCAGGCGGCGGGGCGGCGGCGGCGCTTGCCGCATGGATGCCGGCATGGGCGCAGCCGGTTTCGGCGGGCCTGAAAGCCCAATTGCCGACCGTGTCCGGCGAGGACATCACGCTGCGGATCGCGCGCCAGACGATGCGCGTCGACGGCAAGGTTGCCCGCGCGATCGGGATCAACGGGACGATTCCCGGCCCGCTGATCCGCCTGAGGGAAGGGCAAAAGGCGCGGCTGACGGTGGTCAACGAGCTGGACGAAGACAGCTCGATCCACTGGCACGGACTGATCCTGCCGTTTCACATGGACGGGGTTCCCGGGGTCAGCTTCCCCGGCATCAAGCCGCGCTCGACCTTCGTTTACGAGTTCCCGATCGTCCAGGCCGGCACCTATTGGTACCACAGCCATTCGGGACTGCAGGAACAGATCGGCCATTATGGCCCGATCGTCATCGACCCGAAGGATGCCGACCCCGTCGGTTATGACCGCGAGCATGTGATCGTGCTGTCGGATCATAGCCGCCTGTCGCCCGAGGCGATCTTCCGCAAACTCAAGGTCAATCCCGGCCACTTCAACATGCAGCGCCAGACGCTTGGCGGATTACTGACCGGCGAGGATCAGTCGCTGAAGGAGCGGGTCGAGTGGGGCGCGATGCGCATGGACCCCACCGACGTTGCCGACGTCAACGGCTCGACCTATACCTTCCTCGTCAACGGCCACGGGCCACGCGACAACTGGACGGCGCTATTCGCGCCCGGCGAGCGGGTGCGGCTGCGCATCGTCAATGCCTCGGCGATGTCGATCTTCAATGTCCGCATTCCGGGCCTGCGGATGTCGATCGTCCAAGCCGACGGCCTCAATGTCGTGCCGTTGCCGGTCGACGAGTTCCAGATCGGCGTCGCGGAAACCTATGACGTGATCGTCAACCCGGTCGAGGATCGCGCTTACAGCTTCATCGCCGAAGTCAACGACCGGTCGGGCATGGCGCGCGCGACGCTGGCGCCGCGCGCCGGGATGGCGGCCGAGGTTCCGCCGCTGCGCAAGCGTCCGCTCGCGACGATGAAGGACATGGGCATGGGCGCGATGGGCGGCAGCGGCGATGCGTCGTGCACTGAGGAGCACGCCGCGATGGGGCATTGCACCCCCGCCGCCGATGCGGGCGCCGACCATGCGGCGATGGGGCATGGCGCGGGCGGGATGAACCACAGCATGCGCGACTTCGACGTCGCGCCGCAGGTCAAGCGCGACCCGAGCGTCCAGTCGATCTCGCCGATGCCCGTCGACCGCATGGGCGAGCCGGGGCAGGGGCTGGAGGACGTCGGGCACAAGGTGATGACCTACCGCGACCTCGTCGCGCTCGAGCGCAACCCCGACGTGCGTGCGCCGAGCCGCTCGCTCGACATCCATCTGACGGGGAATATGGAACGCTTCATGTGGTCGTTCGACGGCGTGAAGATGTCCGACCATCACGAGCCGATCCCCTTCATCGAGGGCGAACGCGTGCGCGTGAACCTGATCAACGATTCGATGATGGTCCACCCGATCCACCTCCACGGCCATTTCTTCGAGCTGGTGACGGGGAAGGGCGACCGCGCACCGCGCAAGCATACCGTGATCGTCCAGCCCGGCGGCATCGCGACCTTCGACTTTACCGCCGACGCGCTCGGCGACTGGGCGTTTCATTGCCACCTGCTCTATCACATGCACGCCGGGATGATGCGCGTTGTCAGCGTCCGTCCGAAGGAGGACGCAGCATGA
- a CDS encoding copper resistance protein B, translating to MMRASLLLAGIAVMAVATPAAAQSGHGSHGSAPSAPAADKPMSMDHGDGAQMDMAPSATCTAEHAAMGHCVPEAEDPAAPEAPAGPACPPEHAAMGHCTPAAPAPTAASGAVGTDLPPGDAPAPPVPDDWYADRLYPKGEMEHSRHVMMEESGGLTTAFLSFNLAEYQARKGRDGYRWDAEGWYGGDINRLTIKSEGEGAFGEAIENAETQLLYSRAVGPYFNLQAGVRQDAGHGPDRTYATVGFEGLAPYWFEVEGALFLSNKGDVSGRIEGYYDQRITQKLILQPMAELNFAVQDVPESGIGSGLSDMELGLRFRYEIVREFAPYVGVEWARKLGDTARFARAAGEGASGVSFVMGVRAWF from the coding sequence ATGATGCGCGCATCGCTGCTGCTGGCGGGCATCGCCGTCATGGCTGTCGCAACTCCGGCTGCTGCCCAGTCGGGCCATGGCTCGCACGGCAGCGCGCCCTCGGCGCCGGCTGCGGACAAACCGATGTCGATGGACCATGGCGACGGCGCACAGATGGATATGGCGCCGTCGGCAACCTGCACGGCGGAGCATGCGGCGATGGGGCATTGCGTGCCGGAGGCGGAGGACCCGGCCGCACCCGAGGCGCCTGCCGGTCCGGCCTGTCCGCCCGAACATGCGGCGATGGGCCATTGCACGCCTGCAGCGCCGGCACCGACTGCGGCTTCCGGTGCGGTCGGGACCGACCTTCCGCCCGGTGACGCGCCGGCGCCCCCCGTTCCGGACGACTGGTATGCCGACCGCCTCTATCCGAAAGGCGAGATGGAACATTCGCGCCATGTGATGATGGAAGAGAGCGGCGGCCTGACGACGGCCTTCCTCAGCTTCAATCTCGCCGAATATCAGGCCCGCAAGGGGCGTGACGGCTATCGCTGGGACGCCGAGGGCTGGTACGGCGGCGACATTAATCGCCTCACGATCAAGAGCGAAGGCGAAGGCGCCTTCGGCGAAGCCATCGAAAACGCCGAAACGCAATTGCTCTACAGCCGCGCGGTCGGTCCCTATTTCAATCTGCAGGCCGGCGTACGCCAGGATGCGGGGCATGGCCCCGACCGCACCTATGCTACCGTAGGCTTTGAAGGCCTCGCTCCCTATTGGTTCGAGGTCGAGGGGGCGCTGTTCCTGTCCAACAAGGGCGACGTTTCGGGCCGGATCGAGGGTTATTATGACCAGCGCATCACCCAGAAGCTGATCCTGCAGCCGATGGCCGAGCTTAATTTCGCGGTGCAGGACGTGCCTGAAAGCGGCATCGGGTCGGGGCTATCGGACATGGAGCTCGGGCTTCGCTTCCGCTACGAGATCGTCAGGGAGTTCGCCCCCTATGTCGGGGTCGAATGGGCTCGAAAATTGGGCGATACGGCACGCTTTGCGCGCGCCGCCGGCGAGGGCGCGAGCGGCGTCAGCTTTGTCATGGGTGTCAGAGCCTGGTTCTGA
- a CDS encoding TonB-dependent receptor domain-containing protein has product MTIRTTLLAGAAAVACLSTPVFAQTDVVPDTGAESAGSGSDIVVTGSRIRRQDLAGVGPATVVSAEQIENTGVVNIETVLQRLPANAGFAGNQSSAYWTNNGYGTAQVNLRGLGIKRTLVLLNGRRLVAGGTGANSSPDLNMIPVAALARTDVLKDGASAIYGADAMAGVVNLVTRTDYEGLGLSVRQGLTEKGDGSDFTADLLWGIRNDRGGFMAAVTYQKTKAVNMASRAPCSLAETTPGQLSCVNSASTIGGRAVLPNGQQINFNQVPGGNGNFFEPYSAAKHNFNSNPFLNAVSPVERVSTAFFADYDLTDSIEAFGEFLYTFRKSNQIATPGTLRNLSIAASNPTNPTGQNIVLVQRRLAEPGPRQFFQETDTWQGTFGLRGKLSNNWAWEVAGSFGRNTAVDGSTNIANLERVANTLDTTKCSLAAGASVPCGDYLGFGDLTPQVLDYILFTSRDRGGNELATFTADLNGDLFKLPAGPVSFAAGVVYRKEKGWRDPDPLTVLGVANTNQQSPISGKSVAKEAYLELSVPILADTPFFQALTAGGAVRYSDYDLFGNDWNYKATLDWVINDSIRLRGTYGTGFRIPNVPELFGGVSEGNLTTTDPCSRYSTSGNATLIANCQASGVPANYVQLGTTILTTVGGNQNLKPESSTTWTVGTVISPKGLVPGLSLTADWFDIKIKDAIRAIPGSTKLSVCYASQNLSHPFCDDFTRSTLTGEVTYLSAQPINTGREEMNGLDLGLVYAGGIGAVNISLDMNATYLNKYVVNPFPGGAPIFFDGFIGGGNGGYPRWRGYGVLTAEKDGISATWSTQWVGKATDFNASPGEIGYRTPNVFYHNVQLAWEIDEKTRFQLGVDNLFDRKAPYIQSFTDANTDTMTYDLLGRRFYVGFRTAF; this is encoded by the coding sequence ATGACGATCAGGACAACATTGCTGGCCGGCGCCGCTGCCGTCGCCTGCCTCTCCACACCAGTTTTCGCCCAGACCGATGTCGTGCCGGATACGGGCGCCGAGAGCGCCGGATCGGGCAGCGACATCGTCGTGACAGGATCGCGCATTCGGCGTCAGGACCTCGCGGGCGTGGGCCCCGCGACCGTCGTCTCGGCCGAGCAGATCGAAAACACCGGCGTCGTGAACATTGAAACCGTGCTCCAGCGCCTGCCGGCCAACGCGGGCTTCGCAGGCAACCAGTCGTCGGCCTACTGGACGAACAACGGCTATGGCACGGCGCAGGTCAACCTGCGCGGCCTTGGCATCAAGCGCACCCTCGTGTTGCTTAACGGCCGCCGTCTTGTCGCGGGCGGCACGGGCGCCAACTCGTCGCCCGACCTCAATATGATCCCGGTCGCAGCGCTTGCGCGGACCGACGTGCTGAAGGACGGCGCATCGGCAATTTACGGCGCGGACGCGATGGCCGGCGTGGTCAATCTCGTCACCCGGACCGACTATGAAGGGCTGGGCCTCAGCGTCCGTCAGGGCCTTACCGAAAAGGGCGACGGGTCCGATTTCACCGCAGACCTGCTATGGGGCATCCGCAACGACCGCGGCGGCTTCATGGCCGCGGTCACCTACCAGAAGACCAAGGCCGTCAACATGGCGAGCCGTGCACCCTGTTCGCTTGCCGAAACGACGCCGGGGCAATTGTCCTGCGTCAACAGCGCCTCGACGATCGGCGGCCGCGCAGTGCTGCCCAACGGCCAGCAGATCAACTTCAACCAGGTCCCCGGCGGCAACGGGAATTTCTTCGAGCCGTACAGCGCCGCGAAGCATAATTTCAATTCGAACCCGTTCCTCAACGCGGTCAGCCCGGTCGAACGCGTGAGCACGGCCTTCTTCGCCGACTATGATCTGACCGACAGCATCGAGGCGTTTGGCGAATTTCTCTATACCTTCCGCAAATCGAACCAGATCGCGACGCCGGGGACGCTGCGCAATCTTTCGATCGCGGCGAGCAATCCGACGAACCCGACGGGCCAAAATATCGTCCTTGTTCAACGCCGCCTCGCCGAACCCGGGCCGCGCCAGTTCTTCCAGGAAACCGACACCTGGCAGGGGACCTTCGGGCTGCGCGGCAAGCTGTCGAACAATTGGGCGTGGGAAGTCGCGGGGAGTTTCGGGCGCAACACCGCGGTCGATGGCTCGACCAATATCGCCAATCTCGAGCGCGTCGCGAACACGCTCGACACGACCAAATGCAGCCTCGCAGCCGGGGCGTCCGTCCCGTGCGGCGACTATCTGGGCTTCGGCGACCTGACGCCGCAGGTGCTCGACTATATCCTGTTCACCTCGCGCGACCGCGGAGGAAACGAACTGGCGACCTTTACCGCCGATCTCAACGGCGATCTGTTCAAGCTGCCTGCGGGACCCGTGTCGTTCGCGGCGGGCGTCGTCTATCGCAAGGAAAAGGGCTGGCGCGATCCCGATCCGCTGACCGTGCTCGGTGTCGCCAACACCAACCAGCAAAGCCCGATTTCGGGGAAAAGCGTTGCGAAGGAAGCCTATCTCGAGCTTTCGGTGCCGATTTTGGCCGACACGCCTTTCTTCCAGGCGCTCACCGCGGGCGGCGCGGTGCGCTATTCCGACTATGATCTGTTCGGCAACGACTGGAACTACAAGGCGACGCTCGACTGGGTCATCAACGACAGCATTCGTCTGCGCGGCACCTATGGCACCGGTTTTCGCATCCCCAACGTCCCCGAGCTCTTCGGCGGCGTGTCCGAAGGCAATCTGACGACGACCGATCCCTGCTCGCGCTATTCGACGAGCGGCAATGCGACGCTGATCGCAAACTGCCAAGCCTCGGGCGTGCCTGCGAACTATGTCCAGCTCGGCACGACGATCCTGACCACGGTCGGCGGCAACCAGAATCTGAAACCCGAAAGCTCGACGACCTGGACCGTTGGTACGGTGATCTCGCCGAAAGGGCTGGTCCCCGGCCTGTCGCTGACCGCCGACTGGTTCGACATCAAGATCAAGGACGCGATCCGCGCGATCCCGGGTTCGACCAAGCTCTCGGTCTGCTATGCGAGCCAGAATCTGTCGCACCCCTTCTGCGACGATTTCACGCGCAGCACGCTGACCGGCGAAGTCACCTACCTGTCGGCGCAGCCGATCAACACCGGACGCGAGGAAATGAACGGGCTCGACCTCGGGTTGGTCTATGCCGGCGGGATCGGAGCGGTGAACATCTCGCTCGACATGAATGCCACTTACCTCAACAAATATGTCGTCAATCCCTTCCCGGGCGGCGCGCCGATCTTCTTCGACGGCTTCATCGGCGGCGGCAACGGCGGCTATCCGAGGTGGCGCGGCTATGGTGTTCTGACGGCGGAAAAGGACGGTATCAGCGCGACCTGGTCGACGCAGTGGGTCGGCAAGGCGACCGACTTCAACGCCTCGCCGGGCGAGATCGGCTACCGGACGCCGAACGTCTTCTATCATAACGTCCAGCTCGCCTGGGAAATCGACGAGAAGACGCGCTTCCAGCTCGGGGTCGACAATCTCTTCGATCGCAAGGCGCCCTATATCCAGAGCTTCACCGATGCGAATACCGACACGATGACCTATGACCTGCTCGGTCGCCGCTTCTATGTCGGTTTCCGCACCGCGTTCTGA
- a CDS encoding PepSY domain-containing protein, with product MAIRWPLLVRRTHKWLALVVGVQALLWTLTGMYMVAVHIDIIHGDNLVRPPIEKPFDLSRLAEPSQVIAAAPGVSEVRLQRYFGATVWRAETPEGPRLFDAVTARPLPKPNEAQIRALAKRIYTGDGKIVSVKLLTEARQEMQSRKPPYWQVEFDGWNRPTLYLSPATGELISRRHALWRVFDFAWMLHIMDYDERTDVNNPLLRIATWSTFAMAVMGAWLLIWSFPRRKRKKA from the coding sequence ATGGCAATCCGCTGGCCGCTTCTCGTTCGGCGAACGCATAAATGGCTGGCCCTTGTGGTCGGCGTCCAGGCGCTGCTCTGGACGCTGACCGGCATGTATATGGTCGCCGTCCATATCGACATCATCCACGGGGACAATCTGGTCCGTCCGCCGATCGAGAAGCCCTTCGACCTGTCGCGTCTGGCCGAGCCGTCGCAAGTGATCGCAGCGGCGCCGGGTGTGTCGGAGGTGCGCCTGCAGCGATACTTCGGCGCAACGGTGTGGCGTGCGGAGACGCCCGAGGGACCACGCCTGTTCGATGCGGTGACGGCGCGGCCGCTGCCCAAGCCCAACGAGGCGCAGATCCGGGCGCTCGCAAAGCGGATTTATACAGGTGACGGAAAGATCGTCTCGGTCAAACTGTTGACCGAAGCCCGGCAGGAAATGCAGTCGCGCAAGCCGCCTTATTGGCAGGTCGAGTTCGACGGATGGAACCGGCCGACGCTCTATCTGTCGCCCGCAACGGGCGAGCTCATCTCGCGGCGCCATGCGCTCTGGCGCGTCTTCGATTTCGCCTGGATGCTACACATCATGGATTATGACGAGCGCACCGACGTCAACAATCCGCTGCTCCGCATCGCGACATGGAGCACCTTCGCCATGGCTGTGATGGGGGCATGGCTGCTGATCTGGTCCTTCCCGCGCCGCAAGAGGAAGAAGGCATGA
- a CDS encoding PepSY domain-containing protein, with amino-acid sequence MKKFRLTPLFFRRVHKWVGLILGLQFLLWALSGSVMALLDKDKVGGHGGGMSHAHPLPAGDYAALAKLPDGEPVHGLVLRDLGARPVYEVHSPKGVQLVDATSGEHIRVDQDMAREIASMMNEAPIRSVNVLSKPNLEARDFKGPMWRVDFADEENSSAYVSLDTARFLVMRGDTWRTWDFFWMLHNMDYVNRKSFNHPLIIFVAFGALWLSGTGFYLLFKSFSRADFRWLRRRRKPVVVTRSAI; translated from the coding sequence ATGAAAAAGTTTCGCCTGACGCCGCTGTTCTTCCGCCGCGTCCATAAATGGGTCGGCCTGATCCTTGGCCTGCAATTCCTTCTCTGGGCACTCAGCGGCTCGGTGATGGCGCTGCTCGACAAAGACAAGGTCGGCGGCCATGGCGGCGGCATGAGCCATGCGCATCCGTTGCCTGCCGGCGACTATGCCGCGCTTGCAAAGCTGCCGGATGGCGAGCCTGTCCATGGACTGGTGCTCCGCGATCTCGGTGCGCGGCCCGTCTATGAAGTTCACAGCCCGAAGGGCGTCCAGCTGGTCGACGCAACGAGCGGTGAGCATATCCGCGTCGATCAGGATATGGCGCGCGAGATTGCGTCGATGATGAACGAGGCGCCGATCCGCTCGGTCAATGTCCTGTCGAAACCGAATCTGGAGGCGCGCGATTTCAAGGGGCCGATGTGGCGGGTCGACTTCGCCGATGAAGAGAATAGCAGCGCCTATGTCTCGCTCGATACCGCACGCTTCCTCGTCATGCGCGGTGACACCTGGCGAACGTGGGATTTCTTCTGGATGCTCCACAACATGGATTATGTGAACCGGAAAAGCTTCAACCACCCGTTGATCATCTTCGTTGCGTTCGGTGCACTGTGGCTGTCGGGAACGGGCTTCTATCTGTTGTTCAAAAGCTTCAGCCGCGCCGACTTTCGTTGGCTCCGCCGTCGCCGCAAGCCGGTGGTGGTGACACGAAGCGCCATCTGA
- the hutC gene encoding histidine utilization repressor, with product MDFSGSDLYIRLMSSSSFVSHGSAGQTAPESARIAEVGARKAEHPSPRYAIIKQSISDAVRDGRLRAGDRVPSEAELVDQFNVSRMTANRALRELQAAGVIVRRAGIGSFIAEPKPIGQMIEIRNIADEIRERGHVYRARVIQNIAERANAESAPLLAVPVGTKMFHSIIVHHEAEFPIQLEERVVLASIAPHYGDMDFTATTPNEYLTRIAPLERVEHRVCAMMPDERVRAMLGLEAGEPVLRMTRQTWSRGRLVSHAWLTHPGTRFELSAAFSIDD from the coding sequence TTGGATTTCTCCGGTTCCGACCTGTATATACGACTGATGAGTTCCTCTTCATTTGTGTCACATGGCTCGGCCGGACAAACGGCTCCGGAATCCGCCAGAATTGCAGAAGTTGGCGCTCGCAAAGCTGAACATCCGTCGCCCCGCTATGCGATTATCAAACAATCTATCTCGGACGCCGTCCGTGACGGCCGATTGAGAGCCGGCGACCGTGTTCCCTCCGAGGCGGAACTCGTCGACCAATTCAACGTGTCGCGCATGACGGCAAACCGGGCCCTGCGCGAGCTTCAGGCCGCAGGCGTCATCGTTCGCCGGGCGGGAATCGGATCCTTTATCGCCGAACCCAAACCCATCGGGCAGATGATCGAGATCCGCAACATCGCCGATGAGATTCGCGAGCGGGGCCACGTCTACCGCGCTCGCGTCATCCAGAACATCGCTGAACGTGCGAACGCGGAGAGCGCGCCCTTGCTTGCGGTCCCTGTTGGGACAAAGATGTTCCATTCGATCATCGTTCACCATGAGGCCGAATTTCCGATCCAGCTCGAGGAACGTGTCGTCCTAGCATCGATCGCCCCCCACTATGGCGACATGGATTTTACCGCGACGACGCCCAACGAATATCTCACGCGCATCGCGCCGCTCGAACGCGTCGAGCATCGGGTCTGCGCGATGATGCCCGACGAGCGAGTCCGCGCGATGCTCGGCCTCGAAGCGGGAGAGCCGGTGCTGCGGATGACGCGGCAAACCTGGAGCCGCGGGCGACTGGTGTCGCACGCATGGCTCACCCACCCCGGAACGCGGTTCGAACTGTCAGCGGCCTTCTCGATCGACGACTGA
- a CDS encoding alpha/beta hydrolase, which translates to MIRAVLAATLAAAFASAAPVRAEPIEIARQGVVYTGGEVRGDAVAGQMQTFFQIPAKVGRRHYPIIFIHGSRLTGAGFLGTPDGRPGWASWFLGRGWPVYIVDQPGKGRSGYFPSAYGAQDRDPSRKQIAERFTASAKMDPLPWPEARLHTQWPGTGLPGDPIFEQFFASEVANMPDVDMQYALTLKAVTELLAKTGPAIIVTHSQAGPLSWMIAEANPGRVKAIIAVEPTGNASRNAKGAATRCGITNSCLNFAPAITDPSELDLVRTDRPEGRGTPCWLQRKPRHKLTALSGIAILIATGEASYHSGQDYCTSAFLSQAGVANEYAYLPEHGIHGNGHMQMLEKNNLEIAAFYEKWLLLRLR; encoded by the coding sequence GTGATCCGCGCCGTCCTCGCCGCGACCCTCGCCGCCGCCTTCGCCTCGGCCGCGCCGGTCCGCGCCGAACCGATCGAAATCGCCCGGCAAGGGGTCGTCTATACTGGCGGCGAGGTTCGCGGCGACGCGGTGGCCGGCCAGATGCAGACCTTCTTCCAGATTCCGGCGAAGGTCGGCCGACGCCACTATCCGATTATTTTCATCCACGGCAGCCGCCTGACCGGCGCCGGGTTCTTGGGAACGCCTGACGGGCGCCCCGGCTGGGCCAGCTGGTTCCTCGGGCGCGGCTGGCCGGTCTATATCGTCGACCAGCCCGGCAAGGGCCGATCGGGATATTTTCCTTCGGCCTATGGCGCGCAGGACCGCGACCCCAGCCGCAAGCAGATCGCCGAGCGCTTCACCGCAAGCGCGAAAATGGATCCCCTGCCCTGGCCCGAAGCCCGGCTGCATACGCAGTGGCCCGGAACCGGCCTGCCCGGCGATCCGATCTTCGAGCAATTTTTTGCGTCCGAAGTGGCGAACATGCCCGACGTCGACATGCAATATGCGCTGACGCTGAAGGCCGTTACCGAACTGCTTGCCAAGACCGGGCCGGCGATCATCGTCACCCATTCGCAGGCCGGACCGCTCAGCTGGATGATCGCCGAGGCAAACCCGGGCAGGGTGAAGGCGATCATCGCCGTCGAGCCTACGGGCAATGCCAGCCGCAATGCCAAGGGCGCCGCGACGCGTTGCGGCATCACCAACAGCTGCCTGAATTTCGCGCCCGCGATTACCGATCCGTCAGAGCTCGACCTCGTGCGCACCGACCGGCCGGAGGGGCGCGGCACGCCCTGCTGGTTACAACGCAAGCCACGCCACAAATTGACGGCGCTTTCCGGCATCGCGATCCTTATCGCGACGGGCGAAGCCTCCTACCACTCCGGACAGGATTATTGCACCTCGGCCTTCCTCTCGCAGGCCGGCGTCGCCAACGAATATGCCTATCTCCCCGAACACGGCATTCACGGCAACGGCCACATGCAAATGCTGGAAAAGAACAATCTCGAAATCGCCGCTTTCTACGAAAAATGGCTGCTTCTGCGGCTTCGCTGA